The Chthoniobacterales bacterium genome window below encodes:
- a CDS encoding VanZ family protein has translation MSASSHFRKLPGLIFVLPWILFGIWLVVLCTLSSLPGSDFGPMPFFGADKVVHFALFAAGAAPLTFALLQARRRPILVIAILGWLITILVAVGDEFHQRFTPGRSGMDLGDMTADALGAAFGVALTLTIYGWRPFKTHLPASHRDRAT, from the coding sequence ATGTCTGCCAGTTCACATTTCAGGAAACTTCCGGGCCTCATTTTCGTTCTGCCTTGGATTCTCTTCGGAATCTGGCTTGTCGTTCTTTGCACCCTTTCCTCACTGCCGGGATCTGATTTTGGCCCCATGCCGTTCTTCGGAGCGGACAAGGTCGTTCATTTCGCGCTTTTTGCGGCGGGAGCCGCGCCACTGACTTTTGCCCTTTTGCAGGCACGCCGCCGCCCCATTCTTGTCATCGCGATCCTGGGGTGGCTGATCACTATCTTGGTCGCCGTGGGGGACGAGTTCCACCAGCGCTTCACGCCGGGCCGCAGCGGGATGGACCTGGGTGACATGACGGCGGATGCATTGGGAGCAGCCTTTGGCGTCGCTTTAACTCTCACGATTTATGGATGGCGACCCTTCAAAACGCATCTCCCAGCTTCGCACCGAGATCGCGCGACATAA